A genomic window from Bradyrhizobium lupini includes:
- a CDS encoding alpha/beta fold hydrolase yields the protein MQFEDFDAADVQADEARIFIRRAGSGPAVLLLHGFPQTHLMWRDVAPLLAQNFTVVCADLRGYGRSDCPPSSPDHAPYAKRAMANDMVSVMTKLGFDRFSVAGHDRGGRVAFRLALDHRERVQRLAVLDVVPIADAWERADKNLTVGYWPWSLLAQPEPLPERLLSAAPDAIIDNALHGWGSSAGSFSPAVRAAYIDALSDEAHVHAICEEYRAAATLDHAHDVADRRSCRRIDCPVLVLWSGRGPLNAWYASEGGPLGLWRAWADDIDGKPLDGGHFFPEELPQQTAYELNRFFGGGG from the coding sequence ATGCAGTTCGAGGATTTCGACGCCGCCGATGTTCAGGCGGACGAGGCCCGGATCTTCATCCGTCGGGCCGGTTCGGGGCCGGCCGTTCTCCTGTTGCACGGATTTCCGCAGACGCATCTGATGTGGCGAGACGTTGCGCCGTTGCTCGCGCAAAACTTCACCGTGGTCTGCGCCGATCTTCGCGGATATGGCCGGAGCGATTGTCCTCCCTCCAGTCCGGACCATGCGCCATATGCAAAACGAGCAATGGCAAACGACATGGTGTCCGTCATGACGAAACTCGGCTTCGACCGTTTCTCGGTCGCGGGCCATGATCGTGGCGGCCGTGTCGCCTTTCGGCTCGCGCTTGATCACCGCGAACGCGTGCAGCGGCTTGCCGTCCTGGATGTCGTTCCTATTGCCGACGCCTGGGAGCGCGCCGACAAGAACCTGACGGTCGGCTATTGGCCGTGGTCGTTGCTTGCGCAGCCTGAACCTCTTCCCGAGCGGTTATTGTCGGCAGCCCCCGACGCCATCATCGACAATGCGCTGCATGGCTGGGGGTCTTCGGCCGGCAGCTTCAGTCCGGCGGTGCGAGCAGCCTATATCGACGCGTTGAGCGATGAGGCGCATGTTCACGCGATCTGCGAGGAATATCGTGCGGCCGCGACACTCGATCACGCGCACGATGTGGCGGACCGTCGTTCCTGCCGCCGAATTGACTGCCCTGTGCTCGTGCTCTGGAGCGGTCGCGGCCCCCTCAACGCGTGGTATGCGAGCGAGGGCGGCCCCTTGGGGCTCTGGCGGGCGTGGGCAGATGACATCGACGGAAAGCCGCTTGATGGCGGGCACTTCTTCCCGGAGGAGCTTCCGCAGCAGACTGCGTACGAGCTGAACCGGTTTTTTGGAGGCGGTGGATAG
- a CDS encoding GMC family oxidoreductase produces MTDTFDFVVVGAGSGGCAVAGRLSEDAGTSVALLDAGGRNDNWRITTPFGLALPYKAANWGFDTVPQKGLNGRIGYQPRGKGLGGSSAINAMVYIRGNKWDYDHWASLGNAGWSYADVLPYFKRSENNADFDGAYHGKGGPLHVNRLRADNPIHDIFHQAAREAQFRIREDFNEEDHEGLGSYQVTQHNGERWSAARAYLHPHMDKRANLRVETQAHATRILFESGRAVGIEYVQGKQTKKLRARREVILASGAFQSPQLLMLSGIGDGKALAAHGIDVVHHLPGVGRNLQDHPDFVFVYASDYPHFVHSSLGRLPSLLRAIQRYRRERRGLMTTNFAECGGFLKTRADLDVPDIQLHFIIATLDDHGRKKHKEAGFSCHVCLLRPKSRGSVWLKSADPLAAPLIDPNFLGEAEDLETMVAGFKTTRRLMETPAMRALQKKDMFTSDVRTDDDIRAILRARVDTVYHPVGTCKMGTDAMAVVDPALKVHGVEGLRVVDASIMPTLIGGNTNAPAIMIGEKAADMIRGEMR; encoded by the coding sequence GTGACGGACACATTCGATTTCGTCGTCGTGGGCGCGGGCTCCGGCGGCTGCGCGGTGGCGGGGCGGCTGTCGGAGGATGCGGGGACATCCGTGGCGCTGCTCGATGCCGGCGGTCGGAACGACAATTGGCGGATCACCACGCCGTTCGGACTGGCTTTGCCATACAAGGCGGCGAACTGGGGTTTCGATACCGTGCCGCAGAAGGGATTGAACGGCCGGATCGGCTATCAACCGCGCGGCAAGGGACTCGGCGGATCCTCGGCGATCAACGCCATGGTCTATATCCGCGGCAACAAATGGGACTACGACCACTGGGCCTCGCTCGGCAATGCCGGCTGGTCATATGCGGACGTGCTGCCCTATTTCAAGCGCTCGGAGAACAACGCCGATTTCGACGGCGCCTATCATGGCAAGGGCGGCCCGCTGCATGTCAACAGACTGCGCGCGGACAATCCGATCCACGACATCTTCCATCAGGCCGCCCGCGAGGCGCAGTTCCGCATCCGCGAGGACTTCAATGAAGAGGATCACGAAGGGCTCGGCAGCTACCAGGTGACCCAGCACAATGGTGAGCGCTGGAGCGCGGCGCGCGCCTATCTGCATCCCCACATGGACAAGCGCGCCAATCTGCGTGTCGAGACGCAGGCGCATGCCACGCGCATCCTGTTCGAAAGTGGGCGCGCGGTCGGCATCGAATATGTCCAGGGCAAGCAGACAAAGAAGCTACGCGCCCGTCGCGAGGTGATCCTCGCCTCCGGCGCCTTCCAGTCACCGCAATTGCTGATGCTGTCGGGCATAGGCGACGGCAAGGCGCTTGCCGCCCACGGGATCGACGTCGTGCATCATTTGCCGGGCGTAGGACGCAATCTGCAGGATCATCCGGATTTCGTGTTCGTCTACGCCTCCGACTATCCACACTTCGTCCATTCGTCGCTCGGCCGGCTACCATCCCTGCTCCGCGCCATCCAACGATACCGCCGGGAGCGGCGCGGCCTGATGACCACCAATTTCGCCGAGTGTGGCGGCTTCCTGAAGACCCGGGCCGACCTCGATGTGCCCGACATCCAGCTGCACTTCATCATCGCGACGCTCGACGACCACGGCCGCAAGAAGCACAAGGAGGCGGGCTTCTCGTGCCATGTCTGCCTGTTGCGGCCGAAGAGCCGTGGCAGCGTCTGGCTGAAAAGCGCCGATCCGCTGGCAGCGCCGCTGATCGATCCGAATTTCTTGGGCGAGGCGGAGGATCTCGAGACGATGGTCGCGGGCTTCAAGACGACGCGAAGGCTGATGGAGACGCCCGCGATGCGCGCGTTGCAGAAGAAGGACATGTTCACGTCCGATGTGAGAACGGACGACGATATCCGCGCCATCCTGCGCGCGCGTGTCGACACCGTCTATCACCCCGTCGGCACCTGCAAGATGGGCACCGACGCGATGGCCGTGGTCGATCCGGCGCTGAAGGTGCACGGCGTGGAAGGTCTGCGCGTCGTCGACGCCTCGATCATGCCGACACTGATCGGCGGCAACACCAATGCGCCGGCGATCATGATCGGCGAGAAGGCGGCGGATATGATCAGGGGCGAGATGCGGTGA
- a CDS encoding helix-turn-helix transcriptional regulator: protein MVQFVHPSRSEISLAGVLGALADPMRLRIVKSLAAQSDCMSCTEAAPCPDMAKSTLSNHFRILREAGLIRTSKQGVQHRNVLREEDINARFPKLLKMILSYPE, encoded by the coding sequence ATGGTGCAGTTCGTTCACCCATCGCGGAGCGAGATTTCACTGGCTGGGGTGCTGGGAGCGCTCGCGGACCCTATGCGGCTGCGGATCGTCAAAAGCCTGGCCGCACAGAGTGATTGCATGTCGTGCACCGAGGCGGCGCCCTGCCCTGACATGGCGAAGTCGACCCTGTCGAACCATTTTCGCATCCTGCGCGAGGCCGGCCTGATCCGGACGTCAAAGCAAGGCGTCCAGCACCGCAATGTCCTGCGCGAGGAGGACATCAACGCGCGGTTTCCGAAGTTGCTGAAGATGATCCTGAGCTATCCGGAGTGA
- a CDS encoding OpgC domain-containing protein, giving the protein MITRDQSALLAPVERDLRLDLFRGIGLWMIFLDHIPHDVVAWLTLRNYGFSDAAEFFVFISGYLVGWIYGPIVAGGWFLAALKRLWRRAVEMYVAHIMLFLLFTAQIARTARRFDNPMYEHEFNVFNFLSHPDELIGQAILLKYKPVNLDVLPLYITLVFASPFIVWCLVRRPNLTLAASVVLYVLARWFDWNVASYPPGTHWYFNPFCWQLMFVFAAWCGIGQIDKIARWVWSRAAMALAAAWLAFALLIVMTWHVPALDALTPKWMIKAIYPIDKTDLDMLRFTHFLALAIWVTHLISRKWRTLHGAWLRPVILCGQHSLPIFCLGVFLSFSAHWILTQYTKGVWEQLAVSVVGIVIMIAAAWLLDRTERVPNLFVKVTEIEEADTVLESAPADRSAVAPAGR; this is encoded by the coding sequence ATGATCACACGGGACCAGTCGGCGCTGCTCGCGCCGGTCGAGCGCGACCTGCGGCTCGATCTCTTCCGCGGCATCGGTCTGTGGATGATCTTCCTCGACCACATCCCGCACGACGTCGTGGCTTGGCTGACCTTGCGCAATTACGGCTTCAGCGACGCCGCCGAATTCTTCGTCTTCATCTCCGGTTATCTGGTCGGCTGGATCTACGGGCCGATCGTCGCGGGCGGCTGGTTTCTCGCCGCGCTGAAGCGGCTGTGGCGGCGCGCGGTCGAGATGTACGTCGCCCACATCATGCTGTTCCTGCTGTTCACGGCGCAGATCGCCCGCACCGCGCGCCGCTTCGACAATCCGATGTACGAGCACGAGTTCAACGTGTTCAATTTCCTGTCGCATCCGGACGAGCTGATCGGGCAGGCGATCCTCCTGAAGTACAAGCCGGTCAATCTCGACGTGCTGCCGCTCTACATCACGCTCGTTTTCGCCTCGCCTTTCATCGTGTGGTGCCTGGTGCGCCGGCCGAACTTGACGCTCGCCGCATCCGTGGTGCTCTACGTGCTGGCGCGCTGGTTCGACTGGAACGTCGCCTCCTATCCGCCCGGCACGCACTGGTACTTCAACCCGTTCTGCTGGCAGCTGATGTTCGTGTTCGCAGCCTGGTGCGGCATCGGCCAGATCGACAAGATCGCGAGATGGGTGTGGTCCAGGGCGGCGATGGCGCTGGCCGCGGCCTGGCTCGCCTTCGCGCTGCTGATCGTGATGACCTGGCACGTCCCCGCGCTCGATGCCCTGACCCCGAAATGGATGATCAAGGCGATCTACCCGATCGACAAGACCGACCTCGACATGCTGCGCTTCACGCATTTCCTGGCGCTGGCGATCTGGGTGACTCACCTCATCTCGCGCAAATGGCGGACCCTGCACGGGGCCTGGCTGCGCCCTGTGATCCTCTGCGGCCAGCATTCGCTGCCGATCTTCTGCCTTGGCGTCTTCCTGTCGTTCTCGGCGCACTGGATCCTGACGCAATACACCAAGGGCGTCTGGGAGCAGCTCGCGGTCTCCGTCGTCGGCATCGTCATCATGATCGCAGCCGCCTGGCTGCTCGACCGGACCGAACGGGTGCCGAACCTGTTCGTGAAGGTGACGGAGATCGAGGAGGCCGACACCGTCCTGGAAAGCGCGCCTGCGGACAGGTCTGCCGTGGCGCCCGCGGGTCGTTGA
- a CDS encoding NADPH:quinone reductase — translation MRAVWYEETGPAADVLTYGEMATPVAGPGEVRIRLEASGVNPADVGRRGGGYRAKEFSRVIPNSDGAGFIDQIGDGATRFKIGDRVWLFNGQRNGRAFGTAAEYIALAEHLVTPLPDNLSFAQGATLGIPAMTAWCSLFADGPIVGKSVLVTGGAGAVGHYAVQLAKWGGAQVIATVSSAIKGEHARQAGADLVVNYRDEDVVAKAMAFTGGRGVDQLVDVDFGGNIATTLKLMAMNSTIAVYATNGNRTPTVPMRELMEKCITLRSLVLFALPPALLAAAQADISKWLAAGPRIHNVAAQFALSETAQAHVAVEKGDKLGTVVVDCAR, via the coding sequence GTGAGGGCGGTCTGGTACGAGGAGACAGGACCGGCGGCGGACGTCCTCACCTATGGTGAGATGGCCACGCCGGTCGCAGGTCCAGGCGAAGTTCGTATTCGCCTGGAAGCCTCCGGCGTCAATCCGGCCGATGTCGGCCGGCGCGGGGGCGGCTATCGCGCCAAGGAATTTTCGCGCGTCATTCCGAACAGCGATGGCGCGGGCTTTATCGACCAGATCGGCGATGGCGCGACGCGGTTCAAGATCGGCGACAGGGTCTGGCTGTTCAACGGCCAGCGCAACGGCCGCGCCTTTGGCACCGCGGCCGAATATATCGCGCTTGCCGAGCATCTGGTGACGCCGTTGCCGGACAATCTCTCTTTTGCGCAAGGCGCGACGCTGGGCATTCCCGCAATGACGGCGTGGTGCTCCCTGTTTGCGGACGGGCCGATCGTCGGCAAGTCGGTGCTGGTCACCGGCGGCGCGGGTGCAGTCGGGCATTACGCCGTGCAACTCGCGAAATGGGGCGGCGCGCAGGTGATCGCGACCGTCAGCTCGGCGATAAAAGGCGAGCATGCGCGACAAGCCGGTGCCGATCTCGTGGTCAATTACAGGGACGAAGATGTCGTTGCCAAGGCCATGGCCTTCACCGGCGGACGCGGGGTCGACCAATTGGTCGATGTCGATTTCGGCGGCAACATCGCGACGACCCTGAAATTGATGGCCATGAATTCGACAATCGCGGTCTACGCCACGAACGGCAACCGCACGCCGACCGTGCCGATGCGCGAGCTGATGGAGAAGTGCATTACGCTCCGCTCGCTCGTCTTGTTCGCGCTGCCGCCGGCGCTGCTTGCGGCGGCGCAGGCCGACATCTCGAAATGGCTGGCAGCGGGGCCGCGAATCCACAATGTCGCGGCGCAGTTTGCGCTGTCGGAGACGGCGCAGGCCCATGTCGCCGTCGAGAAAGGCGACAAGCTCGGCACCGTGGTGGTCGACTGCGCGCGCTGA
- a CDS encoding DUF3775 domain-containing protein: MPELAISAEKVAFIIEKAREFDVKQADSDPDSGSNATDDDAVDVLEDDGSDPVVNELGSFIVAMNEDEQIDLVALTWLGRGDGTIDDWDDLRARAVEARAEYRSPRRETAHYLLGEPMLGDLLADGLDEFGVDWTDGDLVADSSAPSQRDEDEITKQR, translated from the coding sequence ATGCCAGAGCTTGCGATTTCCGCGGAGAAGGTCGCCTTCATCATCGAAAAGGCGCGTGAATTCGACGTCAAGCAGGCGGATTCCGATCCGGATTCCGGCTCGAATGCGACTGATGACGATGCGGTCGACGTCCTCGAGGATGACGGCTCCGATCCGGTCGTCAACGAACTCGGAAGTTTCATCGTGGCCATGAACGAGGACGAGCAGATCGATCTCGTCGCGCTGACCTGGCTCGGCCGCGGCGACGGCACGATCGACGATTGGGACGATTTGCGCGCACGCGCCGTGGAGGCACGCGCGGAGTATCGCAGTCCCCGGCGCGAGACGGCGCATTATCTGCTCGGTGAGCCGATGCTGGGCGATCTGCTCGCCGACGGGCTCGATGAATTCGGCGTCGACTGGACCGACGGAGACCTGGTGGCCGATTCATCCGCTCCAAGCCAGCGGGACGAAGACGAGATCACCAAGCAGCGGTGA
- a CDS encoding SDR family oxidoreductase, which produces MDLGIKGRRAIVCASSKGLGRACAISLAEAGVHVTLTARGAEALKKTADDIRKAYPGVTVTEIVGDITTPAGREAVLKACPEPDILINNAGGPPPGDFRNWTRDDWIKAIDANMLTPIELIKSTVDGMMARKFGRIVNITSAAVKAPIDILGLSNGARAGLTGFIAGLSRKTVINNVTINGLLPGPFETDRLRSTAKGESEKRGITPDQVLAERAKLNPAGRFGDPEEFGYACAFLCGAKAGFITGQNLLLDGGAFPGTL; this is translated from the coding sequence GTGGATCTTGGGATCAAAGGCCGCCGCGCCATCGTCTGCGCATCCAGCAAAGGCCTCGGACGCGCCTGCGCCATCTCGCTGGCCGAGGCCGGCGTTCACGTCACGCTGACCGCGCGCGGCGCCGAGGCCCTGAAGAAGACGGCCGACGACATCCGCAAGGCCTATCCTGGTGTGACCGTCACCGAGATCGTCGGCGACATCACGACGCCGGCGGGCCGCGAGGCGGTGCTGAAGGCCTGCCCCGAGCCGGATATCCTGATCAACAATGCCGGCGGACCTCCGCCCGGCGATTTCCGCAACTGGACCCGCGACGACTGGATCAAGGCAATCGATGCCAACATGCTGACCCCGATCGAGCTGATCAAGTCGACGGTGGACGGCATGATGGCCCGCAAGTTCGGCCGCATCGTCAACATCACCTCGGCGGCGGTGAAGGCGCCGATCGACATCCTCGGTCTCTCCAACGGCGCGCGCGCCGGCCTCACCGGCTTCATCGCCGGCCTCTCGCGCAAGACCGTGATCAACAACGTCACCATCAACGGCCTGCTGCCGGGCCCGTTTGAGACCGATCGCCTGCGCAGCACCGCGAAGGGGGAATCCGAGAAGCGCGGCATCACGCCGGACCAGGTTCTGGCCGAGCGCGCCAAGCTCAATCCCGCGGGCCGCTTCGGCGATCCCGAGGAGTTCGGCTACGCCTGCGCATTCCTGTGCGGCGCCAAGGCCGGCTTCATCACCGGGCAGAACCTTCTGCTCGATGGCGGTGCCTTCCCGGGAACGCTGTGA
- a CDS encoding DUF2059 domain-containing protein yields the protein MSRLVLTIAGTLLLLISGASAQAPSPEAMSAARKLVVTLKIADQYRALLPQLLLKLRPWVAQDRPEIERDYDAVTAPGSEIYTPALTSMIDQVAALYAQSFSIDELRQIEAFYVQPAGKKLLEKSDALAQASAQIGQDVGQKTADELKQRLIEALRQKGHKL from the coding sequence ATGTCCAGACTTGTGTTGACGATCGCCGGCACACTCCTGCTCCTGATCTCGGGTGCATCGGCGCAAGCGCCCTCGCCGGAGGCGATGAGCGCGGCGCGCAAGCTCGTGGTCACCTTGAAGATCGCGGATCAGTATCGCGCGCTGTTGCCGCAGCTCCTGCTCAAGCTGAGGCCCTGGGTCGCGCAGGACAGGCCGGAGATCGAGCGCGATTATGACGCGGTGACGGCACCCGGCTCCGAGATCTACACCCCGGCCCTCACCTCAATGATCGACCAGGTCGCCGCTCTCTATGCGCAGAGCTTCAGCATTGACGAGCTGCGCCAGATCGAGGCTTTCTATGTCCAGCCAGCCGGGAAGAAGCTTCTGGAGAAGTCGGATGCGCTGGCGCAGGCCAGCGCGCAGATCGGTCAGGACGTCGGTCAGAAGACGGCCGACGAGTTGAAGCAGCGCCTCATCGAGGCGCTGCGACAGAAGGGGCACAAGCTCTGA
- a CDS encoding CvpA family protein, which produces MNSFDLAVYAALAIAIGFGFRTGLLGSAMTILAYLLAAPIAVALMPLIVPQVAGNPNAPLLQNWIWFFGIFVVVGMLFGHLGRLALSDTIRDAGIGDRLGGAALGAIRVGLVATTLVLVFDQIVPANRQPPFLAGSHLRPLFSTVGQMGFKSLPPEAASAIDRLKQERRI; this is translated from the coding sequence ATGAACAGTTTCGATCTCGCCGTCTATGCGGCGCTCGCCATCGCGATCGGCTTCGGTTTCAGGACCGGCCTGCTCGGCAGCGCCATGACGATCCTGGCCTATCTCCTCGCCGCCCCCATCGCGGTTGCGCTGATGCCGCTGATCGTCCCGCAGGTCGCGGGCAATCCGAATGCGCCGCTGCTGCAGAACTGGATCTGGTTCTTCGGCATCTTCGTGGTGGTCGGCATGCTGTTTGGACATCTCGGCCGGCTGGCGCTGAGCGACACGATACGCGACGCCGGCATCGGCGACCGCCTCGGCGGCGCCGCGCTCGGCGCCATCAGGGTCGGCCTCGTCGCCACCACCTTGGTGCTGGTGTTCGACCAGATCGTGCCGGCCAACCGGCAGCCGCCGTTCCTCGCCGGTTCGCATCTGCGGCCGCTGTTCTCGACGGTCGGCCAGATGGGCTTCAAGTCGCTGCCGCCGGAGGCGGCCTCCGCGATCGACCGTCTCAAGCAGGAGCGGCGCATCTGA
- a CDS encoding SDR family NAD(P)-dependent oxidoreductase — protein sequence MTKRLEGKVALVTGASKGIGAEIAARLAAEGAAVAVNYSASKQAADSVVAAIVAKGGKAIAVHGNLADAKDVKSVVADTVKALGAIDILVNNAGVYEFAPLEAITPEHFHKQFDLNVLGLLLVSGEAARHFNANGGSIINISSAASTLAPPNGAVYSATKASVDAISAVLAKELAPRKIRVNAVNPGMIVTEGVVSAGLHEGDMRNWIESTTPLGRVGKVEEIAAAVAFFASDDASYVTGETLHVAGGLR from the coding sequence ATGACCAAGAGACTCGAAGGAAAAGTTGCGCTCGTGACCGGCGCATCCAAAGGCATCGGTGCCGAAATCGCCGCGCGGCTCGCAGCCGAGGGTGCGGCGGTCGCCGTCAACTACAGCGCCAGCAAACAGGCCGCCGACAGCGTGGTCGCCGCCATTGTCGCCAAGGGCGGCAAAGCGATCGCCGTTCACGGTAATCTGGCCGATGCCAAGGACGTGAAAAGCGTAGTCGCGGATACCGTGAAGGCGCTCGGTGCGATCGACATCCTCGTCAACAACGCGGGCGTTTACGAGTTCGCGCCGCTCGAGGCCATCACGCCGGAGCATTTCCACAAGCAGTTCGATCTCAATGTGCTGGGCCTCCTCCTGGTCTCAGGAGAGGCGGCGCGGCACTTCAACGCCAATGGCGGAAGCATCATCAACATCAGCTCCGCGGCGTCGACCCTCGCGCCGCCGAACGGCGCCGTCTACTCCGCCACCAAAGCATCGGTGGATGCGATCTCCGCCGTGCTGGCCAAGGAACTGGCGCCGCGCAAGATCCGCGTCAACGCCGTCAATCCCGGCATGATCGTCACCGAGGGGGTCGTGTCCGCCGGCCTGCACGAGGGCGACATGCGAAACTGGATCGAATCCACCACTCCGCTTGGCCGAGTCGGCAAGGTCGAGGAGATCGCTGCCGCGGTGGCCTTCTTCGCTTCGGACGACGCATCCTACGTCACGGGCGAGACGCTTCACGTCGCCGGCGGCCTTCGCTGA
- a CDS encoding coniferyl aldehyde dehydrogenase has protein sequence MDHALDRPSDRPPPSAPLRGLEDAFHAMVERSRAEPAPGLAERLDRLARLRTVVADNEERFRQAISADFGHRCAVETNIAETMMVFSEIRHATKHLKSWMAPQRVSTALQFLPARNRLMPQPLGVVGVIAPWNYPLQLTLAPAIGALAAGNRVIIKPSELVPHFSALLKETVAARFDAAELLVTGVEDEVAKAFAHLPFDHLVFTGSTRVGRLVAEAAGRNLTPVTLELGGKSPVIIDASADLEEAAERIAYGKLLNAGQTCIAPDYVLVPERALQAFAEKVRAQMRRMYGTDPANKDYTSVISDRHYARLENLVADAAGRGAKILQPAEPDDPNWKAHRKFPPTLIVGATEDMAVMQEEIFGPVLPVLGYREPADAIAFVNASDRPLALYWFGKDRVARDEVLARTVSGGVTINDCLFHFAQINQPMGGVGASGTGAYHGEWGFRTFSKLKPVFYRSKFNRLADLYPPYGGKIARLEKMMRFMS, from the coding sequence ATGGACCACGCCTTGGATCGCCCCTCAGATCGCCCCCCGCCGAGCGCCCCGCTTCGGGGCCTCGAAGACGCCTTCCATGCCATGGTCGAGCGGTCGCGGGCCGAGCCGGCGCCTGGCCTCGCCGAGCGGCTCGACCGGCTGGCGCGGTTGCGCACTGTCGTCGCCGACAACGAGGAGCGCTTCCGGCAGGCGATCTCGGCCGATTTCGGTCACCGCTGCGCGGTCGAGACCAATATCGCCGAGACCATGATGGTGTTCTCCGAGATCCGTCATGCCACCAAGCACCTCAAGAGCTGGATGGCGCCGCAGCGCGTTTCGACGGCGCTGCAATTCCTGCCCGCGCGCAACCGGCTGATGCCGCAGCCGCTCGGCGTCGTCGGCGTCATCGCGCCCTGGAATTATCCGCTGCAGCTGACGCTCGCGCCCGCCATCGGCGCGCTCGCCGCCGGCAACCGCGTCATCATCAAGCCGAGCGAGCTCGTGCCGCATTTCTCAGCGCTGCTGAAGGAGACGGTCGCCGCGCGGTTCGACGCTGCGGAATTGCTCGTCACCGGCGTCGAAGACGAGGTCGCAAAGGCCTTCGCGCATCTGCCGTTCGATCATCTCGTGTTCACCGGCTCGACCCGGGTGGGGCGGCTGGTGGCGGAGGCCGCGGGGCGTAACCTGACGCCCGTCACACTCGAGCTCGGCGGCAAGTCGCCTGTTATCATCGACGCCTCGGCCGACCTCGAAGAGGCCGCCGAGCGCATCGCCTACGGCAAGCTGCTCAATGCCGGGCAGACCTGCATCGCGCCGGACTATGTGCTGGTGCCCGAGCGCGCGTTGCAGGCCTTCGCCGAAAAAGTTCGCGCGCAGATGCGGCGCATGTACGGCACCGATCCCGCCAACAAGGATTACACCTCCGTGATCTCCGACCGGCATTATGCGCGGCTGGAAAATCTCGTCGCGGATGCGGCAGGCCGCGGCGCAAAGATCCTGCAGCCGGCGGAACCGGACGATCCCAACTGGAAGGCGCACCGCAAATTCCCGCCGACGCTGATCGTGGGCGCAACCGAAGACATGGCGGTGATGCAGGAGGAGATTTTCGGCCCCGTACTGCCCGTGCTCGGCTATCGCGAACCGGCCGATGCCATCGCCTTCGTCAACGCCAGCGACCGGCCGCTGGCGCTGTACTGGTTCGGCAAGGACCGCGTTGCGCGCGACGAGGTGCTGGCGCGCACCGTCTCCGGCGGCGTCACCATCAACGACTGCCTGTTCCACTTCGCGCAGATCAACCAGCCGATGGGCGGCGTCGGCGCATCCGGCACCGGCGCCTATCATGGCGAATGGGGCTTTCGCACGTTCAGCAAGCTGAAGCCGGTGTTCTATCGCTCGAAATTCAACCGCCTCGCCGACCTCTATCCACCCTATGGCGGCAAGATCGCGCGGCTGGAGAAGATGATGCGATTCATGTCGTAG
- a CDS encoding SDR family oxidoreductase — MSDLFDVSRETILVTGASQGLGRQFARVLAAHGAAVALAARQTDKLKSLEDEIRGKGGRAAAVALDVTDIASIARAVDATEAALGPVTVLINNAGIAIEKLATEQTEADWDAVMGANLKGAYFLATEIARRMIARKQAGNIVNIASVLGTGVLKAVSPYAISKAGIIQATKAMALELAGQNIRVNALAPGYIDTEMNHAFWATPPGERLTERIPQRRIGAESDLDGAILLLASKASRYMTGSVVTVDGGFLLN; from the coding sequence ATGTCAGACCTATTCGACGTCAGTCGAGAAACCATCCTCGTCACAGGTGCGAGCCAGGGCTTGGGGCGGCAATTTGCCCGGGTGTTGGCGGCACATGGCGCGGCCGTCGCGCTCGCGGCGCGGCAGACCGACAAGCTGAAGAGCCTGGAAGACGAGATCCGCGGCAAGGGCGGCCGCGCCGCCGCCGTCGCGCTCGACGTCACCGACATCGCATCGATCGCCAGGGCCGTCGATGCCACGGAAGCCGCGCTCGGCCCGGTCACGGTGCTGATCAACAATGCTGGCATCGCGATCGAAAAGCTCGCGACCGAGCAGACCGAGGCCGATTGGGACGCGGTGATGGGCGCCAATCTCAAGGGCGCCTATTTCCTCGCGACCGAGATCGCGCGCCGCATGATCGCGCGCAAGCAGGCAGGCAACATCGTCAACATCGCCTCCGTGCTCGGCACCGGCGTGCTGAAGGCGGTGTCGCCTTACGCGATCTCCAAGGCCGGCATCATCCAGGCGACCAAAGCGATGGCGCTGGAGCTTGCGGGGCAGAACATCCGCGTCAACGCGCTGGCACCCGGCTACATCGACACCGAGATGAACCACGCGTTCTGGGCGACGCCGCCGGGCGAGCGCCTGACCGAGCGCATTCCCCAGCGCCGCATCGGCGCCGAGTCCGATCTCGACGGCGCGATCCTGCTGCTGGCCTCGAAGGCCTCGCGGTACATGACGGGCAGTGTGGTGACGGTGGACGGCGGGTTCTTGCTGAATTGA